A genomic window from Lotus japonicus ecotype B-129 chromosome 1, LjGifu_v1.2 includes:
- the LOC130737043 gene encoding WAT1-related protein At4g08300-like, producing the protein MEEQNGSKMGFLHKVKPYLAIVSLQFGYSGMYVITMVSFKHGMSHWILSVYRHVVALIIIAPFAFVLERKIRPKMTLPIFLRIVALGFLEPVLDQNLYNMGMKMTSTTFASATVNVLPAITFIMALIFRLETVNLKKFHSLAKVIGTCITVSGAMVMTLYKGPAYQLIKGGGAIGHHGGSGSNDEPSDQNWVAGTVMLISSCGSWAGFFILQSFTLKKYPAELSLTAWICLMGIIEGSIASFIFERDLSVWVIGWDSRLLACVYSGVICSGMAYYVQGIVSRERGPVFLTSFSPLCMIITAALGSLVLAEQVHLGSIFGAILIVCGLYTVVWGKSKDNNQNTIDTGKVEGQELPIKNGTKSASDIFEGIEVNAPDEKLKIGARS; encoded by the exons ATGGAGGAGCAAAATGGTAGCAAAATGGGTTTTCTTCACAAGGTGAAGCCTTACCTTGCAATAGTGTCCCTTCAGTTTGGCTACTCTGGGATGTATGTCATCACCATGGTTTCTTTCAAACATGGCATGAGCCATTGGATACTCTCTGTGTACCGTCATGTAGTTGCCCTCATCATTATAGCTCCTTTTGCCTTTGTCCTTGAAAG AAAAATAAGGCCAAAGATGACTCTTCCCATCTTCCTCAGGATAGTGGCGCTTGGGTTCCTTGA GCCAGTGCTAGATCAGAACTTGTACAACATGGGTATGAAGATGACCTCAACAACATTTGCATCCGCCACTGTTAATGTCCTTCCAGCCATTACTTTTATAATGGCACTCATTTTCAG GTTGGAGACAGTGAATTTGAAAAAATTCCACAGCCTAGCCAAGGTCATTGGAACCTGTATCACAGTTTCAGGAGCTATGGTCATGACTCTGTACAAAGGCCCTGCCTATCAACTCATAAAGGGGGGAGGAGCGATCGGCCACCACGGTGGCAGCGGCAGCAATGACGAACCTTCCGACCAGAACTGGGTGGCCGGTACAGTAATGCTCATATCAAGTTGTGGTAGTTGGGCTGGCTTCTTCATTTTGCAA TCATTCACTTTAAAGAAGTACCCAGCAGAACTCTCACTCACAGCTTGGATTTGCTTAATGGGTATCATTGAGGGTTCAATTGCATCATTCATCTTTGAAAGAGACTTGAGTGTATGGGTCATAGGCTGGGACTCAAGGCTTCTTGCTTGTGTTTATTCT GGGGTGATATGCTCTGGAATGGCTTACTATGTACAAGGGATTGTGAGCAGGGAACGTGGACCAGTGTTTTTAACTTCTTTCAGCCCACTTTGTATGATTATCACTGCTGCATTGGGTTCCCTTGTCTTAGCTGAACAAGTTCATCTTGGAAG TATATTTGGAGCTATCCTCATTGTGTGTGGGCTTTACACTGTGGTATGGGGCAAAAGCAAAGACAATAATCAGAACACAATAGATACAGGGAAAGTTGAAGGTCAAGAATTACCAATAAAGAATGGTACAAAATCAGCCTCAGACATTTTTGAAGGCATTGAGGTCAATGCCCCTGATGAGAAGTTGAAGATTGGAGCAAGATCATGA
- the LOC130741455 gene encoding uncharacterized protein LOC130741455: MENRMESVEKSVSEMMTVVDELRQLMLQQTRRRSRGRSRTPRRRHRSGSQHSSNSGDDSRSSRSVSLRHEDASPRRHIRTGRKIDLPVFNGDDAYGWIVRVERFFRLNEVDDTEKVRLLVVAMEERALNWFQWWEEQTPERTWEAFKEALVRRFQPGLVQNPFGPLLSIKQSGSVMEYRERFEMVAAPLRHTDRDIIKGIFLNGLKEEIRAELKLYRSGKLEEIMDRALLLEEKNLAMRNSKGGDEDKRGWKEKGVSSSKAHQTWIDGNKWKSQIAGSTTAEKSSADKSSTEAKTGENKGQEKKWTGGQRLSQFELQDRSRKGLCFKCGEKWNREHVCKMKHYQFVLMETVDEEEEEEDGQFFEAESELAVEHKTLLLSLKSKEGITTSRSFKLRGQLGQREKARSILILIDCGATSNFISQGLVKEMMLPITETVTYEVEIGNGDKIQNQGVCKDLQLLVQGLSLTQQFYVLELGGTDLVLGMEWLSSLGDIKANFRELTLQWQVEGQKMMLRGDPSLSCTQTSLKALCKALQNKGEGFYVTCENPLMDTEDEQGISDDMAAILAEFPEVFQGSQGLPPRRDCDHAITLKEGATIPNIRPYRCPYYQKNEIEKLVKDMLNSGVIRTSNSPYSSPVILVKKKDGGWRFYVDYRALNKMTIPNKFPIPVIEELLDELGTAQVFSKLDLKSGYHQVRMQDKDIPKTAFRTHEGHYEYVVMPFGLTNAPSTFQALMNQVLKPYLRRFALVFFDDILIYSQDK; encoded by the coding sequence ATGGAGAACCGTATGGAGAGCGTTGAGAAGAGTGTCTCTGAGATGATGACTGTTGTCGACGAGCTCCGACAGCTGATGCTCCAACAGACGCGACGCCGGAGCAGGGGCAGATCTAGAACGCCCCGTCGCCGTCACCGCTCGGGAAGTCAGCACTCGTCGAACTCCGGCGATGACTCTCGTAGCTCCCGATCTGTTTCGCTGCGACACGAGGATGCTTCCCCGAGGAGGCATATTCGCACTGGAAGGAAGATCGATCTCCCTGTGTTCAATGGGGATGATGCTTACGGGTGGATTGTTCGGGTCGAGCGATTCTTCCGACTCAACGAAGTTGACGATACTGAGAAAGTGCGACTCCTGGTGGTAGCCATGGAGGAACGTGCTCTGAACTGGTTCCAATGGTGGGAAGAACAGACCCCGGAACGCACTTGGGAAGCGTTCAAGGAGGCTCTGGTTCGAAGGTTCCAACCCGGGTTAGTGCAGAACCCGTTTGGACCATTATTGAGCATCAAACAATCCGGAAGCGTGATGGAGTACCGTGAACGATTCGAGATGGTCGCAGCACCGCTGCGTCACACTGACCGAGATATCATCAAGGGAATCTTCCTTAATggcctcaaggaagaaatcagGGCCGAGCTGAAGTTGTACAGATCTGGAAAACTGGAGGAGATCATGGACCGCGCGCTGTTATTGGAAGAGAAAAATCTGGCTATGCGCAACAGCAAGGGAGGAGATGAGGACAAGCGAGGATGGAAGGAAAAAGGAGTATCCTCGAGCAAAGCACATCAGACTTGGATAGATGGAAACAAGTGGAAGAGCCAAATTGCAGGATCTACAACTGCAGAGAAATCAAGTGCAGATAAAAGCTCTACTGAAGCTAAAACAGGGGAGAATAAGGGACAAGAGAAGAAGTGGACGGGGGGCCAGAGGTTGTCTCAATTCGAGCTCCAGGATCGTAGCAGGAAGGGCCTATGTTTCAAGTGTGGAGAAAAATGGAACAGGgagcatgtatgcaaaatgaagCACTACCAATTCGTGTTGATGGAGACGgtagatgaagaggaagaagaagaagatggacaATTCTTTGAAGCAGAATCTGAACTTGCTGTAGAACACAAAACCTTACTCTTATCCCTCAAGAGCAAGGAAGGCATCACCACCAGTAGATCCTTCAAGCTACGAGGTCAACTGGGTCAGAGGGAAAAAGCAAGGTCAATCCTCATACTCATAGACTGTGGTGCCACAAGTAATTTCATATCACAGGGACTGGTCAAAGAGATGATGTTACCCATCACCGAGACTGTGACCTATGAAGTGGAGATTGGTAATGGAGATAAGATTCAGAATCAGGGGGTTTGCAAGGACCTACAATTGCTAGTGCAAGGGTTGAGTTTGACCCAACAATTCTATGTCCTGGAATTGGGTGGAACAGATTTAGTATTGGGCATGGAATGGTTATCCAGTCTAGGGGATATAAAGGCAAATTTCAGAGAATTAACCTTGCAATGGCAGGTTGAAGGACAGAAAATGATGCTAAGAGGGGACCCCTCTTTAAGCTGTACTCAAACTTCACTGAAGGCTTTATGCAAAGCCTTGCAAAACAAGGGAGAAGGGTTCTATGTGACATGTGAAAATCCACTAATGGATACAGAAGATGAGCAGGGAATCTCAGATGACATGGCTGCCATTCTAGCAGAATTCCCAGAGGTTTTTCAGGGGTCTCAAGGACTGCCACCAAGAAGGGATTGTGACCATGCTATAACCTTAAAAGAAGGGGCTACCATCCCTAATATCAGGCCTTACAGATGCCCTTATTATCAAAAGAATGAGATAGAGAAATTGGTAAAAGACATGCTGAATTCTGGAGTCATCAGAACTAGCAATAGTCCCTATAGCAGCCCTGTAattttggtgaagaaaaaggatGGGGGCTGGAGATTCTATGTAGATTATAGGGCTCTGAACAAAATGACAATCCCAAACAAATTCCCAATCCCTGTTATTGAGGAGCTACTTGATGAGTTGGGAACAGCTCAAGTATTCTCCAAGCTGGACCTTAAGTCTGGATATCACCAAGTAAGGATGCAAGACAAAGACATTCCTAAAACTGCATTCAGGACACACGAGGGCCATTATGAGTATGTGGTCATGCCCTTCGGGCTAACCAATGCACCATCCACCTTCCAAGCTTTAATGAATCAGGTGCTCAAGCCATACTTAAGGAGGTTTGCCCTTGTCTTCTTCGATGACATTCTCATCTATAGCCAAGATAAATAA